The sequence GGTGATGCACTTGAATATACTGCAGCAGCCGGTGGAGCGGCCATGATCATCGGAAATGATGACCCGATAGCCGAGATAAACCATACCTGTTCTTTCACAACTGATACTCCCGACTTCTGGAGACGTGAAAATAAGCCTTATCCTCGTCATGGAGGAAGATTTACTGGTGAACCTGCATATTTTAAGCATGTAATCGGTGCATCAAAGATGATGCTGGAAAAGATGGGAACAAAACCATCTGACTATACCTATGCAGTGTTTCACCAGCCAAACGGTAAATTCCCGGTTCAGGCTGCAAATATGCTTGGATTCACCATGGACCAAATTAAACCCGGACTTGCCGTTACATATCTAGGAAATACCTATTCCGGTGCATCAATGGTCGGACTCTCAGCAGTCCTTGATATTGCAAAACCAGGTGACCGGATCTTTATGACCAGTTATGGTTCTGGATCCGGAAGTGATTCATTTGACTTAACCGTCACTGATGTTATCAATTCAGATCTCTTCAACCGTGACGCAGCCCCGACCGTGTCTGCCCTCCTTGCAGACAAGAAGATCGTGGATTATGCAGTCTATGCAAAACACAAAGGCAAAGTGGTGATGATGGAATGAGAGAAGTTGCAGTAATCGGTGTAGGCTGTACAAAATTCGGAGAGAAGTGGGAAACCTCGTTTAGAAACCTTTTCGTTGAAGCAGGTGCCCTGGCTCTTGAAGATGCAAACATCTCCGGCGAACATATCGACGAGATATTTGTCGGAAACATGAGTGC comes from Methanospirillum hungatei and encodes:
- a CDS encoding hydroxymethylglutaryl-CoA synthase; protein product: MVGIISYGAYIPRYRIKVEEIARVWGANGTEISRGLGVYEKALPDMDEDTITISVEATRAAMARRPVNPADIGAVYVGSESHPYAVKPTAVTVGEAIGATPVMTAADYEFACKAGTAAIQTSMGLVKSDMVKYSIAVGADVAQGEPGDALEYTAAAGGAAMIIGNDDPIAEINHTCSFTTDTPDFWRRENKPYPRHGGRFTGEPAYFKHVIGASKMMLEKMGTKPSDYTYAVFHQPNGKFPVQAANMLGFTMDQIKPGLAVTYLGNTYSGASMVGLSAVLDIAKPGDRIFMTSYGSGSGSDSFDLTVTDVINSDLFNRDAAPTVSALLADKKIVDYAVYAKHKGKVVMME